From the genome of Amia ocellicauda isolate fAmiCal2 chromosome 14, fAmiCal2.hap1, whole genome shotgun sequence, one region includes:
- the LOC136767791 gene encoding E3 ubiquitin-protein ligase TRIM39, protein MASPSSLLSEEQLQCCICQDIFTSPVSTPCGHNFCKVCIGGYWDSCDICQCPICKKTFYRRLDLDINTTLKEICEQIKTSSSLSDERSAQPGDVPCDICTGRKLRAVKSCLVCLASYCQTHLEPHQRVGTLKTHKLIEPVSDLEDRLCKKHQRVLELFCREDQICVCQFCTETDHSGHNTVSLEEECRRNKAQLGETEAEVQQKIQDRLKKVEEIRQVVELSRLGAQREAEDSVQVFWALVCSIERSQAELLELIEAKQRAVERRAEGLIEELEQEITELERRRTELKQISYTEDHIHFLQSLPALRPPPHTKDWSDVTVASDLCLGTFRKFASQLEEKLREELQKLPASELKTIQQCAVDVTLDLNTASPWLILSEDGKQVRHGDKQQALPDNPERFDPCPCVLGKEGFSSGRHYWEVEVGETTEWDLGVARESISRKEEITASPENGYWTVVLRNGNEYEALDDPSVLLPLSLKPWTVGVFVDYEGGQVSFYNVEARSHIYTFTDTFTEKLYPFFSPCFNDGGENAAPLIISAVRPTD, encoded by the exons ATGGCTTCCCCCAGCAGTCTCCTGTCTGAGGAGCAGCTCCAGTGCTGTATATGTCAGGATATATTCACCAGCCCAGTCTCCACTCCCTGTGGGCACAACTTCTGCAAGGTGTGTATTGGAGGGTACTGGGACAGCTGTGATATATGCCAGTGCCCAATATGTAAGAAGACATTCTATAGGAGGCTGGATCTCGACATTAACACAACATTGAAGGAAATCTGTGAGCAGATCAAGACCAGTTCAAGTCTGTCTGACGAGCGCTCTGCTCAGCCTGGAGATGTGCCCTGTGATATCTGCACTGGGAGGAAGCTCAGGgctgtgaaatcctgcctgGTGTGTCTGGCCTCTTACTGCCAGACTCACCTGGAGCCCCATCAGAGAGTGGGAACACTGAAGACACACAAACTGATTGAGCCTGTGAGCGACCTTGAAGACAGGCTGTGCAAGAAGCACCAGAGAGTCCTGGAGCTGTTCTGTAGAGAAGACCAGATCTGTGTTTGTCAGTTCTGCACTGAGACAGACCACAGCGGACACAATACTGTCTCCTTAGAGGAGGAATGCAGAAGGAATAAG GCTCAGCTGGGGGAGACGGAGGCAGAAGTGCAACAGAAGATCCAGGACAGACTGAAGAAGGTGGAGGAGATCAGACAGGTGGTGGAGCTCAGCAGA CTTGGTGCCCAGAGAGAGGCTGAGGACAGTGTGCAGGTTTTCTGGGCTCTGGTGTGCTCCATTGAGAGAAGCCAGGCCGAGCTGCTGGAGCTGATTGAGGCGAAGCAGAGAGCGGTAGAGAGGCGGGCTGAAGGGCTCATTGAAGAGCTGGAGCAGGAGATCactgagctggagaggagacgCACTGAGCTGAAACAGATCTCATACACTGAGGACCACATCCACTTCCTACAG AGTCTCCCAGCCCTGCGTCCCCCTCCACACACCAAGGACTGGTCTGACGTCACTGTGGCCTCTGACCTCTGTCTGGGAACTTTCAGGAAATTTGCATCTCAGCTGGAGGAGAAACTCAGGGAAGAACTGCAGAAGCTCCCTGCCAGTG AGCTGAAGACGATCCAgcagtgtgcag TGGATGTGACTCTGGACCTCAATACAGCTTCTCCCTGGCTCATCCTGTCTGAGGATGGGAAACAAGTGAGACATGGAGACAAACAACAGGCTCTCCCTGACAATCCAGAGAGATTTGATCCCTGTCCCTGTGTCCTGGGAAAGGAGGGTTTCAGTTCAGGGAGACACTACTgggaggtggaggtgggggaGACGACTGAATGGGATTTAGGAGTCGCCAGAGAGTCCATCAGCAGGAAGGAGGAGATTACAGCGAGCCCTGAGAATGGTTACTGGACTGTTGTTCTGAGGAATGGGAATGAGTATGAGGCTCTTGATGACCCCTCTGTCCTCCTCCCCCTGAGCCTGAAGCCCTGGACGGTGGGGGTGTTTGTGGATTATGAGGGGGGGCAGGTCTCCTTTTACAATGTGGAGGCCAGGTCTCATATCTACACTTTCACTGACACCTTCACTGAGAAACTCTATCCATTCTTCAGTCCCTGTTTCAATGATGGAGGTGAAAACGCAGCCCCACTGATCATCTCTGCTGTCCGTCCCACAGACTGA